TTAGCGAAGTATAGTATTTGGGTCTTTTAATGGgctgctaccttcagtagatagcatgcaatcAGAGTTAGTGAAGTACAGTATTTGAGTCTTTTAATGggctgctatctttagtagataacatacaATCAAAGTTAGTGAAGTACAGTATTTGGGTCTTTTAATGGGCTGCTAGTAGATAACACACAATTGAATTgagtaaattacagtatttgggtcttttaatgggctgctatcctcagtagataacacacaatTGAATTGAGTAAAGTACAGTATTTGGATCTTTTAatgggctgctatcttcagtagataacatacaatcAAAGTTAGTGAAGTACAGTATTTGGGTCTTTTAATGGGCTGCTAGTAGATAACACACAATTGAATTgagtaaattacagtatttgggtcttttaatgggctgctatgttcagtagatagcatgtaatcaGAGTTAGTGAAGTACAGTATTTGGGTCTTTTAAtgggttgctatcttcagtagatagcaccccagcaaaaacgttttaaaaacgtttaaattttggcttttagtttaggtaaaaacgttttaataactttaaaatgtcgggttatataaaggtcatgaaaacgttttaaaacgttttgcatgaaaatacactacaacaatatttttaaaatgttttcacaatgttattgtaaactatcttggcaaacatttttggctaaatattttgtcaactcttaaataacatgttaaaatatttgcacccagcaaacacagaaatattctttaaatgtttttacaatacgttttaaaaacatttaaatgtcgagttatataaaggtcatgaaaatgtttttgaaacgttattgccaatattttgggcaaacatttttcgcaaaatatttattcaaccccaaaataacattctgcatagaatgttttatatcaagatttcaaaaatatttttggaatgttattaaaacgttttataccctttatataacccgacatttaaacgttttctgtcaaacattttgtgtgtgctgggcagaagattatcagaaaatgttttttaatgttatgaaaacgttttatgcccttaatataccctttataaaacccgacatttaaacgttttctgacatccTTTTTATagccttttgtgaatgatgtcgaaaacgttttgtgtttgctgggacacaaTCAGATTGAGTGAAGTGCAGTATTTGGGTCTTTTAatgggctgctatcttcagtagatagcatgtaatcaGAGTTAGTAAAGTACAGTATTTGGGTCTTTTAAcgggttgctatcttcagtagatagcacacaatcaGATTGAGTGAAGTGCAGTATTTGGGTCTTTTAATggactactatcttcagtagataacatacaatcAGCTTTAGCGAACTACAGTATTTGGGTCTTTTAATGggctgctatcttcggtagataacataCAATCAGAGTTAGTGTAGTACAGTATTTGGGTCTTTTAatgggctgctatcttcagtagacagcatacaatCAGATTTAGTGAAGTACAGTATTTGGGTCTTTTAatgtgctgctatcttcagtagatagcatgcaaacAGATTTAGCGAACTGCAGTATTTGGGTCTTTTAatgggctgctatcttcagtagatagcctgtAATTAGATTTAGCAAAGTTTAGTATTTGGGTCTTTTAATGGGCTGCTATCGTTAGTAGATAACATACAATCAGAGTTAGTGAAGTACAGTATTTGGGTCTTTTAatgggctgctatcttcagtagatagcatacaatcagATTTAGCGAAGTACAGTATTTGGATCTTTTAatgggctgctatcttcagtagacagcatacaatCAGATTTAGTGAAGTACAGTATTTGGGTCTTTTAatgtgctgctatcttcagtagatagcatgtaatcaGAGTTAGTGAAGTACAATATTTGGGTCTTTTAAtgggttgctatcttcagtagatagcacacaatcaGATTTAGCGAAGTACAGTATTTGGATCTTTTAatgggctgctatcttcagtagacagcatacaatCAGATTTAGTGAAGTACAGTATTTGGGTCTTTTAatgtgctgctatcttcagtagatagcatgtaatcaGAGTTAGTGAAGTACAATATTTGGGTCTTTTAAtgggttgctatcttcagtagatagcacacaatcaGATTGAGTGAAGTGCAGTATTTGGGTCTTTTAatgggctgctatcttcagtagacagcatacaatCAGATTTAGTGAAGTACAGTATTTGGGTCTTTTAATGggctgctttcttcagtagataacatgcaaTCAGATTTAGCGAACTACAGTATTTGGGTCTTTTAatgggctgctatcttcagtagatagcctgtAATTAGATTTAGCGAAGTTTAGTATTTGGGTCTTTTAATGggctgctatctttagtagataacatacaATCAGAGTTAGTGAAGTACAGTATTTGGGTCTTTTAatgggctgctatcttcagtagacagcatacaatCAGATTTAGTGAAGTACAGTATTTGGGTCTTTTAATGGGccgctttcttcagtagatagcgtgcaATCAGACTTAAATGCACGGTAGTGGGTATTTTGATATGATGGTAAttatatcttcagtatagatcGCATGCAATCAAGCTTAATAAATTACAGTATTGTGCCTTTTAATGGGCTACTATTTCCATTAGATATCATGCAATTAGACTTAGAGAAGCAAAACATTGGGTCTTTTAataggctgctatcttcagtagataggataaAATTATATTTAGCGAAGTACAGTATTTTGGGTCTTTTAatgggctgctatcttcagtaggtagcatacAATCAGATTTAGTGAAGTACAGTATTGGGTATTTTAAtgtaatgatatcttcagtatgaGGGACTAGTTTTTAAgagttcattattttgtctttttatgAGCTGTTGTTTTCTCGCCGTAGATAACAGAATTAATGAGGaaccttattttattttttgaatgatCTGCTAAAATATTCAGCGTGATTGCCAAAGTAAGTAAAGACGTAATTatgtactgctatcttcagtagaaagtgaTTGCTAATAATGTAGGATTACGTCAATATTCGGTTTTTGGTACATGTTATTGTCAATAATTTGCATCCAGGTCAGTGAAGAcgcaagttttaaacaaaagatcTGGGATTGGTTGACCtagaaagaaattgaaataaatttgaaTTAAATTTAGTGCGTAGGCActatacaattaaaaaaaaccagatgATAGAAAGATTAATGCAAAACATATAATTGGGCAGCATATTATCTTCATTTGATTTACATATATTAGAACATAAACAGGTTTTTCATATAATATCCTGATGATACTATCTATTCACGGTAGCATTTACAAGCAATTTTGATCAGATATTACAATCTGAGATGACGCGGATATAATATTCACGTCACCAGAATAGATCTCTGTAAATGATCAGGCTCGTCACTTACGCTCTATACTATAAAATGACTTGAGTTAAACATGTCAAAGTCAAGAAAATTAAGGTCGTGAAAATGCAGAGTAATTTTCTAACTTGATTTAGCGACGCATAACAAACATGGTACATCATTTATTTAAGTGATCACTGATAGGGTGATGTGTGTGCATATTAAAAGCTAAGCCAAGCCCCCATTTGACTCGAGGAAGTCAGTAGTGTAAGCAAGAGCTTGACTCGCACGTTGTCATCGTCATATATTCGGTTCTGATTTATTAATTAAGTAATACCATTGCTCATGCCTTTTTATTTGCGCTGACATGTCAGCAAGTTTAGCCAAGCTCAACGTGACAATAGCGAGACGAGTGGAGCTTGGTGTGGTGCTCTAGGGATTTCACACTCAACCAATATAAAGGGCGGTTAGGCGGACAAGATTACTTGCCTTACTATTTCCGAAACGCATAATTGCGTGGCTCTGTTTGCACATTTGAAATAGCATCAGACTGCGGGTAAGCTGTACATTTTTGCACAAAAGAAAGTGTGGAGGAGGAAATACTCGACGAAACATTTTTGGTATTGTGACTGTTTTCAAGTGGAAATTGGTGTAAACTTTCTCAATAATGTTTTGCGACAAGACGAGTGGACAAGTTTTTCATTCTAGGAAAGGGGTAACAGTTGCTTCAACTTTGGATCGAATGATTGACACTGCCGTTAAACTTGGAGATCCAGACTGGCGAGGATCCAGCGAAAGACGTAAGCAATCTGTTCCTAGTAATGCCTATTTTAATATGCCCAGACATTGGGAAACCGAAAACTTGGAGTCGAAAACTGTTGATGAGGAAGCAGAAGGAGAAGGCTCGAGCGAAGATCCATCTGAAGAGGAATCATCACCAATGCACACTCAAAAACAGCATTGTCTGAGTGGAACTCATTTAAAGAAACACGGTAATGGTAAAGTACATAAGGTAGTGAGGTTGAATATAAATGCACGAGAACGCCGTAGAATGCATGATCTGAATGACGCTCTTGATGAACTTCGCTCTGTCATTCCATACGCACACAGTCCTTCGGTGCGCAAGCTCTCCAAGATTGCAACGTTGCTACTTGCCAAGAATTATATTCTCATGCAAGCAAATGCTTTAGAAGAAATGAAAAGAGTGGTTAGCTATATGAATCAGAGTCAAATGCACGCCTCGGCTGCAGCTTCAGCGGCCTCACCGTATTTCAGTAGTCCACCGTCGTATAATTCGCTGTTGCCTGCTGTACCCATGGTGCCACCTACTGAAAAACCCAGTGGTATAGTCTCTATAAACTCTGATGCAGTCCCTTTGATGCCAGCGATTGTTAATAGGAGAAAACAGGACAAATCGTGATTTCCATACTCTACACCCGTGTTTTTTAGACTCTGAATTATCCATTGTGACATCTGGAATGGCTTAGGGAAGTGCAGAGAAAGGACACGCTTCATGACCAAAAAACAGTGAATCCAAAGACTTTCAAAGTGTAATGTATTGGGCCATATTGCTATCTAGCATTTGTATTATAGCAAAGTATGATGTTTATGTTGGCACCATATAAATAGTCGTGACCTAAAAATGGAAAGTTGAGAGTTATTCTGaataattatttttactttaCTATAATACACAAGACTTCCACAGCACGAATACTTCCTGATGAATGGGGGCACCTGTACGTCAATCTGCTTCTTTGACGTAAGGTGACACTGACCGCTTCCTCTTTTCTATTTtcgtttttatataattttgaaatAAGGAAACGTAAGAGAGTTGTCAGTAAGTGTTTTAAAACTGATCatggccattgggctattccagaaatgaaAGGCACCCCTAAAGCAGACATGGGACTCACatgggaattcccccaaaaagatggtcattattttcacaaccctaacaTAAAGAAAACATGGGAATTACCaagaaaaagacacatttttattttaggcttgagcattcccaaaaattttggcaaaaaattaccTGTCTTCTTTaaggacactgggaattcccaattttttaatcattttattgtcaaaatgggaatttccatttttttgataaaattttggtctggaaattcatggtacaaacttacatgtcttctttaggggtgtgccatttctggaatagcccatttcgtgGCGTTACGTGCTAAATAAGGTCACATGTACAACTGAACACGTTGTATATTTTAAATGTAAGTCAGATGATCAGATTTGAATCTCTTTATTAGATCTAGATGGATTCACAAGCACCGTTTGGATCAATGTTATTTATGGTAATAAAAGTTGAAACATGCATGTTTTATGATTTAAAGAAGGTACACTTATAAGTGTATATTTCTCAACGCAACGGCACAGTGAAGATAGATGCAGTTTCACTTTCTACTCAACACTAAACACTAAAATAAACACTTAAACGTACGATTAAATACATCAAAGTATTTAGATTCGAAAGATAATGTGTTTACTTTTGAAACTAAACATTCCTCTTTTAAGTTCAATACAAATACGCATGTATATGTTTAGAATCTAGTATATACTTGTATGTATTTAAGTGTTTTAAACATGTatgtgtttagaatctaaatacttaTATGTGTTTAAACAATTAATCACATCTTTAGAAGTGTTATATTCCAATTTACAGCTACGCAAGACGTCCACAGCACAAATACTTCCTGATGATTAGGTAAAAATGTACGTCAATTTGCTTCTTTGACGTAAGGTGACACTGACCGCTTCCTCTTTTCTATTTtcgtttttatataatttttaaataagGAAACGTAAGAAAGTTTTCAGTATGTGTTTTAAACTGATCGTGACCACATTGTGGTGTTATGCGCTATATGAGCACATGTACATTGAACACGTTGTATAATTTAAATGTTGATCAGATTTGTCAGATGATCAGATTTGAATCCTTTATTAGATCTAGATGGATTCACGAGCACCGTTTTGGATAGTTCAATGTTATTTACTTTATGGTAATAAAACTTGAAAAATGCACATTCTATTATTTAAACAAGGTCCATGATGAATGCAAATGCCaagtgtttagaaaaataaacatgGTGTTATATTGTAACaccttttaaaaacttttttgacaaTAGAATGGTCTTACTTGGTCGGCACTTCGAGCATTTCCAAATTGACTTAAAGGGACACTTACGCAGGGACACTTTTCGGCCCTAAAGAGACACTATAGGTACTCATGCAGGGACACTTTTCTCGGACCTAAAGATACATACGATATCGTATATGATATTCATACAATGctgtttatatcaaaaatattgtgcaaatcaTAGTAAATGACCCAAAAGATGACCACTTGTTTTGTATATCTCATTTTTAGAATAATAAGAAGACTAACCGAAAGTTTTTTAAAACTTGCGAACAAAACAAAAGCCTTAATCGGAACTAGTTTTATCGCTTTCTTTAGAGTGTCTCGTTATATAGCAATAATCCATCATGCcagaatttgatataaaattggatggtttgaacccaatacactaatttattggtcgagctatgagttttaaaatattggacaaggcgaagtcgagtccaatatttttaaactcatagcgagaccaataaattttgtattgggtgaaaaaaaacatccaattttatcattattatgttttcagaatcttttcttggtcaaaacatgacttttggtaaaaatgtgatttttaaaatcaaaatgtgatttttaaaatcaaaatgtaattttggtcaaaaatgtgattttggtccaaaatgtaattttggtcaaaaatgtaatttttggtcaaaaatgtgattttttgtcaaaaatgtgattttggtcaaaaatgagttatggtcaaaaaatttggggggaaaaagtgagcctatccaacacagttttgagtccaagtgttgattatattggacccttcaactctgtacaaagtataggaaggaagattttgagaacataataatgtccGCACTTGGATCGGGCATTTCTTGTTTCAGTGTGATGCAATATTGAGACAAGGTCAAATGCACTTTGGCAAGGCTTTACCAAATCTGTGAAGTTTAAGATTGCACACGTATTGGAAATCTGTCGTCTCAACAGCCAGCATCAGTTAAAGCATGCTCTTTCTAAGCAAATTAgtgcattttgctcaaactttATAGTACAACATGCAATATGAAGTTTCAGTCCCGTGTAGAACTATCAAGAGAAAAGGTTcttgaaaataaaacaaattggttctttctggcctttacagaacctttttcagaactaaaatggttctttctggccttacCATTTTGGGCTCTTTGTAAAACCATTAAGGTTCTACACACAGCGCAAACACTTATAGGTTCTCCTTAGAACCAGCTCTCTGAGTTCTGGATTGGAGGTGTGGACCAAACTACATACATTATAAACATAAGTAATATGACGAAGAATCGCTATAtctttgaaataaaagaaaaatgtggAGTTGTAAATAAAATTTGATCTAATGTGATACTTATATATCAGCTGTGAATGTAACTTTTATGCTATTAATATCAATCCTTCCAAAAGCAAAACATTGTATAGAATTATGTGTATATACGTTGTTCTGATTTTGCCaagctaaaatgaaaataaacagtcagaaaacaatattttttatcttGTCGAGTaattaatttcatgttttcatttaTTTCTAATTTCTTTTTATTACAGAGGGATGACTTTGTTTGGTAACATATTATAATTTTGCAAGACACGTGTATGGATTTCTGAAATATCAATGGACCCTCTTAACGTTCTTATAAGTGAATACATGTTCGTTCAATCTTCAAACACATTTATCATCCAATCATGTGCACATCTAACCTAGAGCTTCTCAAACCTTTTTTCCCGTGACCAAAATTTcacaagaaaaataattattgcgCGATCCACAGCATAATACGAATGCTGTTACTTACCGAAACTTCATCAGCGGCGTAAGTACAGAGGAAAATTTCCAAAGTTGTCCTGATGATCGGCTCCCTGAATGACTTTAATGGGATAAatcataaatatgcaattttaatgataaaattggtcaaaatggggttatatattgttttattttttttatggcAAGTCCCATAACCCCTTTTGGAAGAGGCCTAAAAGTGTCGCGACCACCAGTTTGGAAACCGCTGCTCTATAACCCATTTGTTTAACCGTCACCCAACGGCAGTGGCGTGTCCAGAAGcctgcataactctgaaagcccctctgagcccccccgcAGGAAAACATCCTGAACAGTATCACTAACCTAAATTCAATCCTTAATCATAACTTATGACACACTGGGGTATTCCGGTATTATACCTAATTTGAGAATAGAAACGGTGCTGTGTATCATAAAGGAATCGTTTTAAGACATCTGGAAATCGTCATACTATTATGAAGTCCATGGACACACCCATTTTGGAGACGAGTATGCCACACAGACAGGCAAAAGATCTCttaatttgtgatgcgatcaagcaaaatcagtcggaactcggaaatattaaaatttcagttttttttataggatcgtaaaaagcatttacaaatctggattttgcagaaaacctcattgaaattgaacaaccagttccaaagatatgagcaattaaagcgtttccaaaacaaaaggaaacaaaaggaaatatttcctttgtatggctctatctcaaaatcaatattttcgagttccgactgattttgcttgatcgcgtcataTTTGTGAACACGTGTGACCGTATTCAACGTAAATACATTTGGACTGGACCCGAAAACTGTTTGAACCCATTACTGACGTTATTCAAGTTTGATGCCAAAATAGGTGTAAATGTCCATAATCACTCGATGTCTTATGTAAAAAAGCGTCTACTTTACATACCGTATATAGATGACAAATTATTCATCTGgtccaaaatatcacaaaaatacaaaatgcaatgTTTATGAGCATCGGCTTTTGTTTGTGATATTATACGACAATGTGGGTTATATAAATTTTCAGGTCagaattgattttgtttttaatttgcagTATATTGAACGTCTGGCTTCATAGAGATGGCTATCAGAGATTTACCTTAAAaagtatagtttgcactatctgtgaTGTAAATTTACCAATTAGATATAAACAAACAAGGGCGATGGGCGATGGCTATGTGATCCTACTGACCTTTGTGTGGTTTTGACCTCTTTATACCATGAAACACGTTTATCATACATTACAGATAGTGTAAAGCACGGTATAAAGTTTTCTTTTCTGAATGGCTATGGGTAGATGAACGATTTACTTATATTTGGCGAAAATCGGAGCAAGTACATGATCTTTTACCTCTTCTGTTTCCACAGCTTTTGTAAAATGTTAGCGAGATAAAATAAGACAACGATTGAAATACAATTCTGATAGTACAGTACTCTTTCCGCATCCTGGAACATCCTTGAGTTCCAGGATGCGGAAAGAGTATTTTACTATcaaagttttatttatttatttatttatttatttatttatttatttatttatttatttatttatttatttatttatttatttatttatttatttatttatttatttatttatttatttatttatttatttatttatttatttatttatttatttaatcaacgCTAACACTAAATTAAACACAAATAAGCACatcaaattgattgattgattgattgattgattgattgattgattgaactgATATGTGCATGACTATATAGGAGGTTAAAACGTACGTATAATTTAAACAGAGACATTTATCACGACAGTTCAATAAATACATGCTTGTTTTAACAGTCGATAGCAAATTGACTCTAAATAATGAATTGCGAATGAAGTTCATAtacttgttttctttttcttttaataGAAGATTTTATTCAACATACAAAGAATGTAGGCTTGTTTGATGTGCTTATTTGGACATGAACGATAATTGTAAAAATGAATTTGTTGCTTTGAATCGTAACTATTAcgcttcttttttcttctttttccctTTTACGATTCAAATATTTGTTGCTTAAAGTCAATGTTGTACCTGTTTAGCCCTTTCTTTTAGAGATCTCTGAACTCATTTCCCATAATTATAGAATCAATTCTCTAACATTCAGAGACAATTAGATGCGAGTACATTCCCCATTTTATAAGCTTTCCTTTCCCAGAAAAATCGTACCAA
The Amphiura filiformis chromosome 3, Afil_fr2py, whole genome shotgun sequence DNA segment above includes these coding regions:
- the LOC140147700 gene encoding uncharacterized protein, producing MFCDKTSGQVFHSRKGVTVASTLDRMIDTAVKLGDPDWRGSSERRKQSVPSNAYFNMPRHWETENLESKTVDEEAEGEGSSEDPSEEESSPMHTQKQHCLSGTHLKKHGNGKVHKVVRLNINARERRRMHDLNDALDELRSVIPYAHSPSVRKLSKIATLLLAKNYILMQANALEEMKRVVSYMNQSQMHASAAASAASPYFSSPPSYNSLLPAVPMVPPTEKPSGIVSINSDAVPLMPAIVNRRKQDKS